Below is a window of Methanocalculus natronophilus DNA.
TGGTTAACAACTATGTATTGGGATTAGATATCGGAGTTACGTCAGTAGGATGGGGAATTATTGATGAGAAACACGAAATTGTGGATGCTGGGGTTCGGTTATTTGAAGAAGCAGATGCATCTGATAATGAAACTAGAAGAGAAAAACGTGGATCAAGAAGAGTGAAACGCAGAAGAAAGCAGCGAATCTTAGAAATGAAAAGGTTGT
It encodes the following:
- the cas9 gene encoding type II CRISPR RNA-guided endonuclease Cas9 (Cas9, originally named Csn1, is the large, multifunctional signature protein of type II CRISPR/Cas systems. It is well known even to general audiences because its RNA-guided endonuclease activity has made it a popular tool for custom editing of eukaryotic genomes.); this encodes MVNNYVLGLDIGVTSVGWGIIDEKHEIVDAGVRLFEEADASDNETRREKRGSRRVKRRRKQRILEMKRLLKKEGLITDSFVHLQNPYALRVKGLKEKLTSDELATALLHIVKRRG